Genomic DNA from Coffea arabica cultivar ET-39 chromosome 7e, Coffea Arabica ET-39 HiFi, whole genome shotgun sequence:
aaatatttcaaaaataccctcAAAAATAATTAATCCAAACGGATATGATActgtaatttggaaaaaaaaattcacatattATTGTATTTGTATTATAAACATAGCTTTCaataacttttttgtctcatGTAATCACATCACATCACACAAAAATGGTACAATGctattctaaataattttttccccaaataatcttctatccaaacactttttttacttttttattgattttgttacaacaaaatattttatttttatcagcTAATGAGCATTGGTTAATATGACAAAGTTAAGTTAAATCAACAAATTATCTAAATACAAGGGTAGTAAATATAATGTGAAGTAAAATggtaaatttgatatatatataaatttaccGGAATGGCGGTTAAAAGTTCACCTTTTATAAGAATAGGATTAGCAGTTACAACAGCTTATCTCACTTAaatgattttgtttgttttgagtACTTGTGACTTGTAACtggatagaaaataaaaaagaaagttttatttaataaatctATTCTCTGATTCACTTATAATAAATTCCTCATAATACCAAGTTATAGCCATTTATTAATTGAACAAACCCCAAGTCTAGTATGTATTAGGGTCTGTATAGATTACATATATTTAAGGgtgtttcttgaaaatttttactataattttgTATATTAAAAACTTTCACTGTAGATATATTTTGAgagtaattttaaattttaaaacttttatttaggtgttttaaaaaatttctttcaTCCTTCCTACCATAACGCCTCGTACCTCCTATCTAAATCCCTCCCTAGTAAAACCCCTTTCCTTCTCCttatttcattttccttttacacctctcctctctcttttcctaTCTTCTATATCCCCTCCTTCATCCTCTCCccttctttctccttttttcccTCATACCATTTCTCCTTTTGTCGAAATGTGGGatataaaagaaagaaaggatggGGAAGGAAAATAAGGGAAGAGTGGACAAAAACATAGGGAAAGGAATGGGAGGAGCAAAAGGCGGGAGAGAGGAGGAGAAAGAGGGAAGAAAATAGGGGTGAGAGTAGTGGTAGAGAAGGAGGAAGTAGgatagaagagaaaaaaaagggttaaagGAGTGAAGGGATGATGGTGGTGGAGGGTGGCGAGAAGgcattaaaggaaaaaaatagatAGTGAGTTTTTTCAATTGTTTTCTTAGTATTTGTAGTAAGTGTATTTGAGATGTATATAGAGTGTTTTTGTGTGTCTTATTGTAGTATcgaatttgaaatattattgttaagaaaaaaaaagcaaatccATAAAAGACGTTTAGAAATATTGCATATACTTTTCTTCAATTCGAATGGAATACTATATAGATTAAGTAAATCTCAATATCTATACTCCAATTAAAATTTTCCATTTAGATTTTTTCCTTCTTAAAGCAGTGtgagtatttttaaaatatgaaagcaatTCTATCTTTCATATGATATAGTTGATGTATacgtattttttatttttatttttgttgctgGATGATATGAGTCTACCTAAAAGATGAGAAAATGTGTTTTTCAATCTCTGTCtattttttagagtatattAACATGATAAGTTAGGTGTAATACTGAGATGTCTTAACGAGTGTTATAAGGTCACCCACTAAAAAGGTCATTTTTACATAGCATACTTAGTTTAAGCCCTTCACAATTTCACCAATGTGTCAAGCATAATACCCTTATTGTGTGTATATAGGTTACGGAGAGTAATTATGATAGCTTGGCATTGCTCTGAATTATAGAACTCGTTAGGCATAATGGATAATCTAGTATTTAAAATCTCTACAAATATTTCCCTCTTACCCTTATCTTTGACAATTTCTAGTATTTAAACATCCAAAAAATGGCAATCAGTGACATTCAGTTTAGTTTCCACACCTTCCCTATAATAAGCGATTTAAGTTGCAACCTCATTTTTGTATTAAAAATCTCTCTCGTACatatagaaaatattttggattAATCTCCAAAATCAACGACCAATAAGTTGGTCATAATGAAAAGAGAACATTTTTAGTCATAAAAATTTTACTAAGTCTATCAAAGTAGAGATATAACtgtaaaatcaaaatttgcatAAATCAAAAGTTGAGAAAGGGTTAATTTCACTTTGCACTCTTCAACTATACTTAAATTTCTATTTTAGTTTTTTACACGTAAAAGGAGACATAGCCTCCGTCGTCGAGTCCAAGGTCCGAGCGCCCGACGACGATTGAAGCAGCAAGACGACCAGGCCCTCCTCTTCCGCAAACTTTCTGACCGCGTGGCCTCCTCAGATCCATTCTTCTTCATGTTCGTCTTTCTTCCACCCGCATCCTTCCGCTGCCTTTGTTTTTTCCTCCCACAGTTAATTAAACggtccaagaatcaaaatacAATAATCATTTTATACTAGCGTTTCCCAGGAAGTCAAATCACACGCTCATAGCTCAATTCTTATTAagggaaagagaagaaaagtaAACCAGAAAACAGAAATCAAGAGCCAAAAATGGGACTCTTCACCTACACCATAGCCGGCGGCGGTTTCATCTTGATCGGTGCTTGGGAATTGTTCTTGTCTTCCTCTGAATGTATCCGAAATACGCCACCATCTCCGCCCCTTGCCAGCCCTCGCTCCATTTCAGCTATTAACAACAGCAGCACTCAAACGAAAAAGGCCCCTCCTTCTTCGTCATCGGTAACATGCTTATCAATCTCcgttctttctttcctcttcattctaaactctctcatctccATCTCCGACGCCCTCAACTCCAAAGACCACGTCGGTTTCGCCTTCCAGTTAGAGGTAATCGCAATCGCTCTCCTTTTTTTCCTCTATTCAACTTTGGGTCTCTTCACGCTTGTCAAGATTTCGTTTCAATTTCCTTCAGCGATCCTCAACATGCTGCTTCTTTTCGCTTTCGGCGAAGAATTTTTGTTCTTTTACGTTAGAAGAAAGGACCCCAGTGGGGTAGAAAACCGATACTACGATCTCTTCCTCGTGCCAATAGGCATTTGTCTGTTTTGTACTATTCTAGAACTGAAAAGTCCCAAATCGAATTATGCAAGATTGGGACGCGGGGTTGGACTGGTTTTACAGGGTATGTGGATAGTCCAGATGGGTTTCTCATTTTTCTCCGATTTGATGATGGTACACGGATGCTCTTTGCACGGGAAGAGTAGAGGTAACTATACGATTAAGTGTAAAGGGCACCCTGAGTATCACCGTGGTCGAGCGATCGCTACGCTTCAGTTTAATTGCCATCTTGCACTTCTAGTGACTTTGAGTGTTGTGGTGTATGGAATTGTCTGCAAGAAGCATGGGATTAGGCGTGATTTGGTGCTGTATAGGCCGCTTGGAGCTGAGATTCAGCCTCAGTTTACTTTGGATTCTGATGAGGATCTTGATGATGCTGATCAGAATGGGATTAAAGAGGTGAGGAGTGTGGAAATGCAGAAGGCTATTGTAGCAGTGCCTGCATCAGAAGTCAATGGTTATGGTACTCATTGACGAGGTAGATATTTGGATCTTAGTTTTGTTAAGTGAATAGCTTAGATTAGCTCACTTGTTAAATTGTTTGTGACATAGAGTTTGGATAAATGCAATGAGggaattctctttttttttttttggggttagcTGGTGAAGAGGATATTGATCTGCATTGTGAGTGCTgttataatttttcttaaagTTGCAATTATAGTATTTCACGACATTTTGGCTCTTGTTTGTCTTTATGTTATTGACGTAAACCATGAATTGACTCGAAGAATTGCAATGATTGTTTGATGTTCCTGATTATCAGCCATGATGAATCTTTTATAGAGGTTTATTATGATTTATTCGTGGTTCCTGCTAATCGCAGAATTTGTGATTCGGTTTGTGATCTGTGGCAATAATGTCACCTTTTGAAGGACTTCCACTTCAGTGATAAGGGTGGAAGGAGAAAAGATCGTCAGTTAGTAACATCTGAATGTACTTGAGTAGCAAATATGCAATCGGTTACGTTGAAGACTAGTAGAATTAGGTCTGCTCAATCAGACAACATATTAAATATACTTAGCTCATATTTTCATATGTAATTCCGCCTCTTACTTGTCCTTCTCACACTGAGCAGCTCAAAGAATGAAGAGCAAAAGAGTGCAAAATCATTATCATTGAGTTTCTCAAGCATTCGCAAGGGTGGCAAAGGGGCGATGGAAGGTTCTAAAGGTGCTCAAAACAAGAAGTAGCTTAGAATCTGGTCATCACTTTGGCTGTAGAGACTAGAGAGATAGACACATCAATTATCAGCATTAGGAAGACCTGCTGGAATCTGCTGTTAGGTGATATCAAAGTTGCTAAACCCTTGATATGATGAACCAGGTTTATTTGGGATGGTAGCATTAGTTGGACGCCAAGCGCATCCTTGACTAGTCTGTGCTGTGTTTCATTTTGCTCTCTTTGATGGTACACTGTTCATCTCTGCCTCACTTGGTAGACAAGAGTAGATCAGGATACATATTTCTAAACTTGTGCCCTCTTGCATATAGCATTGTGGGTTGCACAGCTGGACTTATTGGCTAGATAACGAACAAAATGTCTTTATGTTTCATGTTTATAAGGATTCACGATGTGCATATTTAGACATCAgtattggattttttttttttttggggtgatcAGAAAACTGAATCTCATCTCATTATTCGTGTGAGAATAGTAGCTCATGTTTTGCTAATACTGGTGGAAAAAGTTTACTACTTAGATTGGATATATCTTGGCTCAGCTTTAggaattttgtttgaaattagCAATTTCTTCTTGGACACCAATACTTCATATATGGGATGATATGGCAAGAGATCAGTGAGTTTGGCTGCGATGATTTAGCGGGGGTTTCAGTTTATTTCCTTGTATGTCAGTTCGTTGTTCCAAATGTTCTCCAAGTATCTTTGCATTGTGCCGCACTTGATTGCTATATGTCCATTTTAGCGTGTACAATATCACAAGCTGTGAGGCGTAAGGCGTTGCAGGCCTACCCTGTTTGGGAAATGAAACAGGAGGAAGATTCCGCCATCCTATTTTGGGGTCATGGAAGCTTGGGCGGTGGTAATTGATGCCGTCTCAAAATCAGTGTTTGTCTTTGCGTGTAAAACGCTTAGTTCAATGTGGTGGTGCCGATTAAAGAACAGAACAATGACGGATAACCATATGTTTGTGAAAATTGAATAGAGAGTAGAAAGAATTATGAGGTCCTACAAAAGAGTACCGAACAATGACAGATAACTATATGTatgcaaaaatttaaaagaGAGTAGAAAGAATTATGGGGTTCTATGAAAGAGTGGCACACTGTTTGGATTGCAAGtttttagagtttttttttttaagaaaaatttgtatagtgatttgatatatatgaataaaaaaggcgattgaaaaatatattcatgaAGAAAAATAAGTAGTTGTGTAAGATAAGAAACCACGAAGTATGTAAAACTAGGTACTGTTGCCCTATGTAATAATTTACTACTCCATCTCGATTGATCAAAGATCAGAATTGAAGTTTGAAGATTGGAGTAGTCTTATTTTCATCTCCGATGGCAGAAACACTTTGACTTCTCCAAGAAAAAtatgtttctttttttatacaatttgattgaaaatatcgcacttttttttttttttttttgggaaacatTAAACCCTTTCCGGCCTTTGGGATAATAGGTAAATCGAGGAGACATATTACATATACAACGGAAAGGAACACACCACTGACTGAATACAACTTCGTTTGATACAATGCTAACTTGGCTACAACTGAGCTGACCGGTCATATTCTACTTTTATGGAATCTAAAGAAAATTACAAATCCTACGAAGCTTACAGAATCGAGTATGGCTAGCAGCCAGTAGTAGTTGTCTAGACGGGAATTTCTCATGTCATCATTGAACCAACTGTTTTCTCTTCCACCGGAACTTGTGAAGCGTTCAACCAGAGAAATAAGCAGGGCGCTTAAGAAGCTTCCTACCCCGAAGACGCTGGTATACAGAGCTATACCCATTGTTCTAAATCTGAGAGGAACCTCAGAATAGAAGAACTCTTGCATGCCTACGACCGTGAATATATCAGAAAAGCCCAGCAAAATGTATTGAGGAAGCAGCCAAAAGATGCTCAATGGTACGGTTTCAGACAGCAGATCAGAAGCTACCATTTGTCTGCTCAGCTCAAGCCTCTTCCTTTCAGTTAAAGCAGCAATCACCATGGCTATCACCGACAAAAACATTCCAATTCCCATCCTCTGTATCACGCTGATTCCTTTCTCATTTTGAGTGAGGATTCGGGTTAAGGGTATGAAGAGGATGTCATACAAAGGCATCAAGAGGATAATAGAGACGGTTATTGCACTTTGAAGTGCTGCTGGTGGGATCTTGAATTTGCTGCCGATATTCCTCTTCATCGTCATGCCTTGTTTGGTAAAGAATGTTGGAGGTTGCTGAAAAATCACAGCAAACATCAGAAGCATGGTCCAAACTGGCAGCAGAGGCAGCACCATTTTTGCAATTTGAACAAGATGATTCTCATTCTCAGATTTCTCATACAAGCCTTCCATTCCTTCAGGATCTGCGTCAAAGAGTGGTTTCTCCTGGAGTCTACAAGGACAACACCCAGTCGTTAGTACTTTGTAGAATTGCTAGTATCATGCAACTGTAAAATAGAGAGACACTTACTCTAGCTCAGCCACATCTGAGTTTCTATCCAAATCAATCTTGCCGCAGAACATCCTTGATAGAGTTGTTTTGACTGTTTGTATCATGTTTTCCGTCGACTTGTTATCGACATTCTTGGCCTTCTTATGCTTATAAAACCGGTTCCCCAATAAAAATATTGCAATGGACGCTAGAAATGAAATTGCAGGGATGGCAAATCCCAATCCCCATCCCAGAGTATCTTGGATATATGACATGAGGGAGACTCCAAGCAAGCTGCCACAACAAATGCCGAAGTACCACCACTGGAAAAATAATCTCTTCTTATCAGAACTGTGGTCAGTTTTGTTGCTAGGTAATTCATCCCCATCGTCCAGCTGATCAGCTCCAAAGGCTTGCAAGGAAGGGTTATACCCACCTTGGCCTAGTGAAATCAGATAGAGAGACCAGTGAAGGAGTGCCGAGGAGCTAACTTTGCCTATCGGAATCAAAAGCCATCCCAGCGCCGTAGACGCTAACATTACGAGTCCCTGGGCAAACGAAAGATTACGGTCATCGTCTCATATGCCATACGCCAAATTCTAAGTTATACTAACAACGTCGACACCGCTGGCTTTTAGTTACATTTCCATTCAAATTCTCTAGATTTTAAACATAATTGAATGAAAAACCAGACTACGTTAAAGCTGCAGcagattcaaaaattttgacaatGCTTCTCATCAATCAATACACTGCAAGTATATCGCCACATCAATGGTACATTAAACTACTAGATGGTagcaccaattttttttttccagaaaaaaaagcaatttcACTTGGCAAAAGAAGTGGGAAATGACTCGGGTTCCATTTACCTTTGTGGATTTGTGACCGAGTGTTACACACCTTAGCAAGTATCCCACCATTTCCACATCAAATTCCACTAAATAATTAGCAATGGATACACAAAAAAACAACAGGAGAAAAGAAGCAACAAGCATCTGAATTCGTAACGCAACAGCCCAATATTAAGCTTCGTAGGGGCCAAACCAAACACAAGAagtgaaagggaaagggaaagggaaagttCAGAGACTTTACCAAAGCATAGAGCAAGGCAGCAGATTGTACGGTGGTATACCGGTCCCAGTAAGAGTCAGCAAGCGGAGCCACTACCAGCGGCACCATAGACGTAAAACCGCACCAACTGTTAACCATCTTCGCCGCCGACGAGTTGGTCATTTTAACAACATCAGTAAGATAAGTCACCAAATTGGACGCCACACCCTTGAATGCAAACCTCTCCACGCCAGCTATGACTGGTGAGAACGtttcaattactcgtaaatatTCACAGGCCCAGTGTCTAAATCGTGGTGCATTTTTAATAATACAGGTAGCCGGATTGTTTCTTTAAAGAAAAACCAGAAAGaacgagaaaaaaaaagtgaacatGCAGATGAAAAACTACGTACCAATGAGAAGTACAATGGGCTTATTGAGTCCTGCGGTTAGTCTGTGTCCTCCGGCCATGAGTGTCAGAGTCGAATGGGAAAATCGAAGTTGGGGAACTGGTTCTAGACTCTGGAAAAATGTATCAACccggaaaaaaagaagaaatagagAGGCGTGGGAGAATTGAGAGGATAACTTcttgtttcttgtttctttcaaattctCTGTGTTTCAGTAAGCACGCATGAAAGGGATAGGCATAGAAATTTAGAGGAGTCACTTAAGAAGTTGGAACTATATACTAGTGTTCTTGTTGGGTTCCACCAGTGCATGTTGGAAACTACTATATACAACTTTGTCCTTAAATGGGTGGTTAATGGAATACAGGACGATCACTATAAATGAGCTCCCTAGCTTATAAGGCTGATGGTTACAGCAAGAAcggaaaaaaaatttagttgGCTGCCTCGTCACGGCGGTCCTATTTGCCCAAGAATATAACACTAGCACCAGTACATTAGTATGTACTCATGCAACAGACACTATACATTCCTCCTTCAAAAAGCACGCCAGGCCTGAAACTGAATGCTTGGTCACTCACTTGGACTCTTCGCACATCTGCCGCGTAGGCAACTTAATTAGCCTTTTGCATGATGATGATTTGCCAATTATATTGGAGTTGAAAAAACAATACTTAACTCAAATTATTGCGAAAAGCTTCAACACAATAACCAACTTTATAAGATTATCCTCTACCATTTACCAATGAACAACCATTCCTCCAGCTTTATTTCACCACTAAAACTAAGACGTAAGATCCATTCGAAAGAGTGATTGGCTTGACGGTATACAtaacctttttctttctttctttccttttttcccgtAAACAACCTAACCAGCATATTAATTTCCAGCACGTCCGAGCGTTATGGAATTTGTAACTGGCTTCTTCTGCCCACGCGAAGGAACGAGGGTGTCTGTCTCGGCTCACGGTCATCTCGTGCTTCGAATTTGACGTTTGCTGGATCAATTTAGCTCTGAGAATCTGATTACAGACGACAACATATATTTGTTTGTCACCATTTTCTGTGGGCAGAACTGATTCAGACGACCAAAAAAGCAATGAAAGTGGCGAAACTCCTGTAGTCTGGTCTATATACCTGGCTCGGCCTGATGAACCAATTACGTTGTGTCATAGTGATGCTACTTACACTCGTGACGATCGATAATGCAGATGCAGGTGCGATGACTCTGTCAAAAACATCTAAAGTCGGAACAGGAGAGACCCGCTGATCTACGTACGGAGCCATATGGTATTGATCACTATCCATACATAattgataaaaaagaaaaaaagcactAATGCTCCTGTCCTGCTCCATAGAAAGGCTGTTTATTGCAATTACCTTTTGCGTCACAAATCCAAGACGTCAATCAATGAGTCTTTTCTGCACCTTCCCCGCTCCTGCTGCTCTTTTGTGATATACTGACATGGAAACCACTCCCCTTATTTCACTCCTTCTACCATATGGAATTGACCAGCTCAATATTTAACATATGCATATTGGATCCATAGCTGCTAAATACTGACACACGGCCTCCAACATAATTGGGACATTGTTATCTCTTCCAGGTTCTGGACGCCATTTTGGTTTAAGCGTCCCGGTCTGCTAGCTACCTAGCTACATTTGACGTGTACCTATCTGCATGCACTAAAATTATGAGAGGAGTATTCTCAAAACCGAACCAACTGGGGAACAGGCTTTCTTGTGCTCTGTCGTACATGTCATCAAATCCGTGCAAATATTCCCAATCTGAATAACCATTTTGTTTCTTCTCATGATATTGATATCATGCATTTTCTGTCCTTCTGGTGCGCAATGCTTCCTTAATTTATACAGCTAGTGAATAGTAGTACTACTTTTGTGTTtgtcccccaaaaaaaaaaaaaaaaagaataaagaataCTACTGAAAAAAAAACGGCGCTTTTCAGTGTAAAAAAAGTTGCCAAATGCAACCTGCATAAACTCGGTCTCGAGGCCCGGCTCATTGGAAACAGAGTCCTAAGACCTCTCGCGaagaggagaggcccactattACTGAGATCCAATGTTCCACACCAAAACTACTGATAAAACAGATCCCACTAAAATCTAATGTCACCTTGGACTCTGTATAGATGGGGATCTTAACAAGCCCGGCATGCAACCCACAAAATTTGTATCTCAAGCCAACATAGTTCTACACAAAAGCCCCGACAGCCATATCCACTCGCCAGTTGCCCGCTCAAATTAATTAAATCTGTTTTGGCAGAGTGGGGCCCGGCCTTCTTCAGTCTGCACAAAATCTGTTATGGAACGGAAATTgataggttttgtatttaacaagaATTAAATATTTGATAGTACAAAGATTTGTATTTAccctcaaatatttaatttttgttaaatacaaaacctatcAGTTTCCattccgtaaaaatattaatgtaacactttttctttttttgttataaacatttatgtatttaatataaattaaatgattcagaataaaatgtccataaagagccaatattttactcatataatggatgaaagccataaagaattaatactttatgggctatttctttttttaaaaatatttaattatattaaatagataacctattgatttcctttttgtaagaatattactgtaacactttttgaattttacttacaaacattgacatatttatcataaattaaatgtttgaaagtaaaatatccaTAAAGAGTCGGTACTTTAAATGGGTAATGCATATCTGCTCATAAACTATACCgtttaaagtttattaattgttaattgatttgtagt
This window encodes:
- the LOC113722813 gene encoding uncharacterized protein, which encodes MGLFTYTIAGGGFILIGAWELFLSSSECIRNTPPSPPLASPRSISAINNSSTQTKKAPPSSSSVTCLSISVLSFLFILNSLISISDALNSKDHVGFAFQLEVIAIALLFFLYSTLGLFTLVKISFQFPSAILNMLLLFAFGEEFLFFYVRRKDPSGVENRYYDLFLVPIGICLFCTILELKSPKSNYARLGRGVGLVLQGMWIVQMGFSFFSDLMMVHGCSLHGKSRGNYTIKCKGHPEYHRGRAIATLQFNCHLALLVTLSVVVYGIVCKKHGIRRDLVLYRPLGAEIQPQFTLDSDEDLDDADQNGIKEVRSVEMQKAIVAVPASEVNGYGTH
- the LOC113722841 gene encoding protein NRT1/ PTR FAMILY 5.9-like, which gives rise to MAGGHRLTAGLNKPIVLLIVIAGVERFAFKGVASNLVTYLTDVVKMTNSSAAKMVNSWCGFTSMVPLVVAPLADSYWDRYTTVQSAALLYALGLVMLASTALGWLLIPIGKVSSSALLHWSLYLISLGQGGYNPSLQAFGADQLDDGDELPSNKTDHSSDKKRLFFQWWYFGICCGSLLGVSLMSYIQDTLGWGLGFAIPAISFLASIAIFLLGNRFYKHKKAKNVDNKSTENMIQTVKTTLSRMFCGKIDLDRNSDVAELELQEKPLFDADPEGMEGLYEKSENENHLVQIAKMVLPLLPVWTMLLMFAVIFQQPPTFFTKQGMTMKRNIGSKFKIPPAALQSAITVSIILLMPLYDILFIPLTRILTQNEKGISVIQRMGIGMFLSVIAMVIAALTERKRLELSRQMVASDLLSETVPLSIFWLLPQYILLGFSDIFTVVGMQEFFYSEVPLRFRTMGIALYTSVFGVGSFLSALLISLVERFTSSGGRENSWFNDDMRNSRLDNYYWLLAILDSVSFVGFVIFFRFHKSRI